The following DNA comes from Dermacentor andersoni chromosome 2, qqDerAnde1_hic_scaffold, whole genome shotgun sequence.
CCCGTCTAGATTTAAAGCATACAAATGGCTTTTCCGTGACGGCCTCCTGAAGTCCTCGTCTGTCAGAATTCTAAAGCTGCAGTTCGCGAGGTTTCACGTGTGCAAGGATGTCTGCAAAATTATAGCTTCAGCACAACACGTGGAAGAGCTCGAACTGCAGTCGGACGGACTCAGCTCGACGGGAGTTTTGTCCGCGCTGTCAAACCTTCTGAAGACGACAAATTCGTTGGCCGTGCTCACCATTCCTCACGTCAGCATGAGCGGGCAGGACGCGGACAGGTTTCTGACGGCACTTGCTGAAAACAAGACTTTGAAGGAGCTCTCTATGCACGAATCTGTCCTCAGCGAAGCGTCTATGGCAGGACGCGCCAGATTCAAGGAGTACCTCAAGGATAACAACACATTGACCACACTCGTCGTCGGAAAGGGCAACGAACTCTGGTACCACTACTCCTTCGTGCCAACATCTCTGTCCCTGAGATGGATACTGCAAGGACTCCTTGTTAACAAGACTGTTTCGTCACTGACGCTCACGCATATCGTGGTCGATCGGGGAAGCACCAGACTTTTATGCACGCTTCTCACAGAAAGCCGAGTTCTGCGCCGTTTTAGTTTGACTTCGAGCACAACGGATTTGAATTTTCAACCAAGATCAATGTATGATTGCTGGATCGAGGCTCTCGCTGAAAATGAGTCTCTACACGAACTGAGGCTTCCGTTCCGCTTCTGGGAACCAGGTAGGTGGGAGGTCTTTTTCAACATTCTGTCGAGGAAAAAGAACTTAACCTCAGTGGCTATAGGTATTGACACGCCCGATTATGATAGCCTCCCGCAAATCTGCAAATGTCTCAGGGACAGTGGCACCGAAAACAGGGTTTCTTTCGGGACGTTTTACGCCAGTGACAGCTTCGATTTGCTCGAATCGAAGGCTTTCTCAGAAGTCAGCGTTTTGTCATTCGAGGATTTCACAAACGTTCTGCGTCTCCTGCGCCGGTTGCCCTCGTTCCGTCACATCACGTCTGTAAGACTGGACATCTGGACGGGCGACATCGTTCTGTCTTGGGCCTTCGCTGACTACGTGAAATCCTCATCGACGCTGCGGAATTTGCGTCTGTGGCTAGGCTCAGACGGCGCCTCGAGGGACGACGCGAACGGCTGGCGCGCAGCGCTCTTCGCATCGCTGTCTCGCAACACGAGCATAAGGGTGCTTCACGTCACATCGATGTACATGGACGAGCAAGACGTCTACCTGCTGGCCGACTCGATCACTTCCAGTCGGAACATCGAGAAGGTGCACATCGGCACGGTCACGCTGGCCGAGTCCGGCGCGTTGGTTCGCCGCTTGTCGCTTGGCATCGCGACAAACTACACGCTCCTCAGCGTCTCACTCGACTCTCCCGTGGACAGAGAAGCGGCGAAGCACTTCTTCACCGTCTGCGACGTGGCGAGGCGCAACTCCGGCTTGGTGGCGCTTGCTGCTCAGTTCGTCACTGGAGCTCGACCAGGAAGGTAAGCGTGTACTCTGAAGAG
Coding sequences within:
- the LOC126540391 gene encoding uncharacterized protein, which translates into the protein MIAEGAPEPVELNSTPSISVCLADLENAKGPFSDAPVHYGLPCTAAEGQTCQIVRHLSTWNEFLFQVRMEIREVAGARASAQHVEELELQSDGLSSTGVLSALSNLLKTTNSLAVLTIPHVSMSGQDADRFLTALAENKTLKELSMHESVLSEASMAGRARFKEYLKDNNTLTTLVVGKGNELWDSGTENRVSFGTFYASDSFDLLESKAFSEVSVLSFEDFTNVLRLLRRLPSFRHITSVRLDIWTGDIVLSWAFADYVKSSSTLRNLRLWLGSDGASRDDANGWRAALFASLSRNTSIRVLHVTSMYMDEQDVYLLADSITSSRNIEKVHIGTVTLAESGALVRRLSLGIATNYTLLSVSLDSPVDREAAKHFFTVCDVARRNSGLVALAAQFVTGARPGSICAQALERVSNHPALLEVLSESTSMSTEEAAATIRSRLRSIEGLQQFMRLAGVVKERVTCNARDDGRMHLADLNEHCWSHVRRYLKLHDVVYDESMSDNV